In Ruminococcaceae bacterium BL-4, one DNA window encodes the following:
- a CDS encoding TRAP-type C4-dicarboxylate transport system, small permease component, whose product MKGLKRVSHTINKAVSYTGIVMFVGLVFACVMQVFFRFVLNNSLSWTEELARYLFVWMHLIGASLLIEDNGHATVTVILDLLHGKARKAVNILIEAIILIDGTLMLYSGVIVSYRSRTNVSTAMSIPMWVINLSVAVSGALLMFQAIVQIAVYLSDKAEKKEGTAE is encoded by the coding sequence ATGAAAGGGTTAAAACGCGTTTCTCATACCATTAATAAAGCGGTTAGCTATACGGGAATCGTAATGTTTGTAGGGCTCGTTTTTGCATGTGTTATGCAGGTGTTCTTCCGCTTTGTTCTAAATAATTCACTTTCATGGACAGAGGAATTGGCAAGATATCTATTTGTCTGGATGCATCTGATCGGCGCATCTCTTTTGATTGAGGATAACGGACATGCGACTGTGACAGTGATTCTCGACCTTCTTCACGGCAAGGCACGCAAAGCCGTCAATATCCTAATAGAGGCAATCATTTTGATTGACGGTACTTTGATGCTTTATTCCGGAGTGATTGTATCTTATCGCTCCCGTACAAACGTCAGTACGGCCATGTCAATCCCAATGTGGGTAATCAATTTGTCGGTAGCCGTAAGCGGTGCACTTCTGATGTTTCAGGCTATTGTGCAGATTGCGGTCTATCTTTCTGA
- a CDS encoding Tripartite ATP-independent transporter solute receptor, DctP family encodes MKRFIAAVLASAMVLSLVGCGETSSAPKTVLSIGYTTASNPNDPYSLTAQKFKEVVEEKTQGRITVNDYPSSQLGSEPEMWEGMQIGTCDMAVMTNAYVSTYVLANGALDLPFIFSNSKQARKILDGDYGQKLAKNVESAGVTVLGWSEGGFRQLATGKRSIKEPSDLAGMKIRCMETKTYLAAYAALGVNATPMAWSEVLTALQQGTIDGCDAPLSVLYTNGFPDVSKYINNVNLFYSPLPICISSRVLESFSKEDQQIIREAAQEAVATVRKNNDDSAETMEKDLISKGMTVVPTDEVDSKAFQEAAKPVYQKMESYIGGTWVSDLEKEVESK; translated from the coding sequence ATGAAACGTTTCATTGCTGCAGTTTTGGCATCTGCTATGGTGCTTAGTCTGGTTGGATGTGGAGAGACAAGTTCTGCTCCGAAAACAGTACTCAGCATTGGCTATACGACTGCTTCGAATCCAAATGATCCTTATTCGCTTACTGCGCAGAAGTTTAAAGAAGTCGTGGAAGAAAAAACACAGGGGCGCATTACGGTGAATGATTATCCGAGCAGTCAGCTTGGTTCGGAGCCGGAAATGTGGGAAGGAATGCAGATTGGCACCTGTGATATGGCTGTTATGACAAACGCATATGTTTCTACCTACGTTTTGGCAAACGGAGCTTTAGATCTTCCGTTTATTTTTTCCAATTCCAAACAGGCAAGAAAGATATTGGACGGCGATTATGGACAGAAACTTGCGAAAAATGTAGAGAGTGCAGGAGTAACCGTTCTGGGATGGTCTGAAGGTGGGTTCCGTCAGCTGGCTACGGGCAAAAGAAGCATTAAGGAGCCGTCTGATCTTGCGGGAATGAAAATTCGCTGTATGGAGACAAAAACATATCTTGCAGCTTATGCTGCACTGGGCGTTAACGCGACCCCGATGGCATGGAGCGAGGTTTTGACCGCTTTACAGCAGGGAACGATTGACGGCTGTGATGCACCGTTGAGTGTACTGTATACAAATGGGTTCCCGGATGTCAGCAAATACATCAATAATGTAAATTTGTTTTATTCTCCATTGCCGATCTGTATTTCGAGCAGAGTTTTGGAATCTTTCTCCAAAGAGGATCAGCAGATTATCCGTGAAGCTGCACAAGAAGCCGTTGCTACCGTTCGCAAAAACAATGATGATTCTGCGGAAACGATGGAAAAGGATCTGATCTCCAAAGGGATGACTGTGGTTCCTACTGATGAGGTGGATTCAAAGGCTTTTCAGGAAGCTGCAAAGCCTGTCTATCAAAAAATGGAATCTTATATTGGCGGAACGTGGGTTTCGGATTTGGAGAAGGAAGTTGAAAGCAAATGA
- a CDS encoding conserved protein of unknown function (Evidence 4 : Unknown function but conserved in other organisms) produces MKNFDDKASELMKGGYDLHIHTLPSVFPRSLDCFQLVKEASQAGMKGVVLKSHYESTVARAILVNQYGHAETKAYGAVALNWPVGGLNVYAVENALRFGAKIIWMPTRDAANSLTFGNMSGDFFDRPGITVLDQKGHLKNCVYEIMDVVKRYDATLASGHLSPEESVLLCKEGRRRGVRMVLTHPEFSRTIVPAGIQEELAKEGVFIEKVWLNVVQKSVSIEQMVSTIRRIGSSSAFITTDRGQKGSPHPTIEMHRFVCALLEQGLKDSEIRDLIHNVPEVILGLE; encoded by the coding sequence GTGAAAAATTTTGATGATAAAGCAAGTGAATTAATGAAGGGAGGGTATGATTTACATATTCATACGTTACCCTCGGTGTTTCCGCGGTCGCTGGACTGCTTTCAGCTAGTAAAAGAAGCCAGCCAAGCGGGAATGAAAGGAGTTGTTTTAAAGAGCCACTATGAATCAACAGTTGCTCGTGCCATCTTGGTGAATCAGTATGGGCACGCCGAGACAAAGGCGTATGGTGCCGTTGCGTTAAATTGGCCCGTAGGGGGACTAAATGTTTACGCGGTGGAAAATGCCCTCAGATTTGGAGCCAAAATCATCTGGATGCCAACACGGGATGCGGCCAACAGTTTGACTTTTGGAAATATGTCGGGAGATTTTTTTGATCGTCCAGGGATTACCGTTCTTGACCAGAAAGGTCATCTTAAGAATTGTGTCTATGAGATTATGGATGTTGTTAAACGGTATGATGCAACGTTGGCAAGTGGGCATTTAAGTCCGGAAGAATCCGTTCTTCTCTGCAAAGAAGGTAGACGCAGAGGGGTTCGCATGGTTTTGACACATCCGGAGTTTTCCCGTACGATTGTTCCGGCGGGGATTCAGGAGGAACTCGCTAAAGAAGGAGTTTTTATTGAGAAGGTTTGGCTTAATGTCGTTCAGAAATCCGTATCGATCGAGCAAATGGTGAGCACCATTCGCCGAATTGGGTCGAGCAGTGCATTTATTACAACAGACCGTGGACAAAAAGGAAGTCCGCATCCGACGATCGAAATGCATCGGTTTGTTTGTGCGCTGCTGGAACAAGGATTGAAGGATTCTGAGATCCGGGATTTAATTCATAATGTTCCGGAGGTTATTTTAGGGTTAGAGTAG
- a CDS encoding protein of unknown function (Evidence 5 : Unknown function), with translation MLFIRQLFFINKKREALKKIINKYREKITAILYESLENEFHKSPIFTIYYIKYELNGNKSTRNFL, from the coding sequence GTGCTTTTTATTAGGCAATTATTTTTTATAAACAAGAAACGAGAAGCTTTAAAAAAAATAATCAATAAATATCGTGAGAAGATTACAGCAATATTATACGAAAGCCTTGAAAATGAATTTCACAAAAGTCCTATATTTACTATTTATTATATAAAATATGAACTAAATGGAAACAAATCAACAAGGAATTTCTTGTGA
- the mgtB gene encoding Magnesium-transporting ATPase, P-type 1, whose translation MKKNLKTALTKKNLFTADSCSTEIKNRLLFASTHDKTEVLQALGTGVAGLNEEEVESAKKSFGSNIVMHKKKQSLFKRICSAFINPFTAILFVLAIISVFTDILFTEPGQQNYTTVIIIVTMVMISGVLRFIQETKSGNAAASLSKMIHTTTCVERQESGKQEIPLEDVVVGDLIYLSAGDMIPADLRILSAKDLFISQSALTGESQPVEKYGTPVNEQNSLTEISNLAFMGSTVISGSAKAVVVATGNDTMLGRIAKSLTEKPPKTSFEKGVNSVSWVLLRFMLVMVPIVLFINGFTKGDWLKAFLFAISVAVGLTPEMLPMIVTTCLAKGAVAMSQKKVIIKSLNSIQNLGSIDLLCTDKTGTLTQDRVILESHLDIEGNEDSRVLRHAFLNSYFQTGLKNLIDLAIISKQNELGPVPIENDYRKVDEIPFDFNRRRMSVVVSDKNGKTQMITKGAIEEMLKCCSYAELHGTVKPLTKEVRSFVISKSDELNASGMRVIAVAHKTNPAPVGEFSVADEDNMVLIGFLAFLDPPKKTTAKAIRALTEHGVAVKILTGDNEKVTCSICRQVGIPDNRMLLGKDLDNMTDDELTQKAEKAMVFAKLSPAQKARVIQIFRQNGHVTGYMGDGINDAAAMKVADVGISVDTAVDIAKESANVIMLEKDLMVLEDGIIEGRKTYANMIKYIKMTASSNFGNMFSVLAASAFLPFLPMASIQLLLLNLIYDISCTAIPWDNVDREYLQKPRKWDASSISKFMLWIGPTSSVFDIATYLLMYFVICPMICGGQLFPQITDPSLKLLYISTFQSGWFVESMWSQSLVVHMIRTPKIPFLQSRASVPVLSLTAFAIFTATLIVSTPLGSFLGFSPLPPIYFAWLSAIVLGYMILATIVKKLYIKRYGELL comes from the coding sequence ATGAAAAAAAATCTAAAAACAGCTTTAACCAAAAAAAATCTCTTTACGGCAGATTCGTGTAGTACAGAAATTAAAAATCGTCTTTTATTTGCTTCGACTCACGATAAAACAGAAGTCTTGCAAGCGCTTGGTACCGGGGTTGCTGGATTAAACGAAGAAGAGGTTGAATCCGCAAAAAAATCTTTTGGCAGCAACATCGTCATGCATAAAAAGAAGCAATCTCTTTTTAAAAGGATTTGCAGCGCTTTTATCAACCCTTTTACAGCAATTTTATTTGTGCTTGCCATTATCTCGGTATTTACTGATATTCTTTTTACAGAACCGGGCCAACAAAACTATACAACCGTCATTATTATCGTAACGATGGTCATGATTTCTGGAGTTCTTCGCTTTATTCAAGAAACGAAAAGTGGAAATGCGGCTGCAAGCCTGTCCAAAATGATTCATACAACAACTTGCGTCGAGCGGCAGGAATCCGGCAAGCAGGAAATCCCTTTGGAAGATGTAGTAGTCGGTGACTTAATTTACCTTTCCGCCGGCGATATGATTCCAGCCGATCTTCGCATTCTCTCTGCAAAAGACCTGTTTATCAGCCAATCCGCCCTAACTGGAGAAAGCCAGCCGGTTGAAAAATATGGGACTCCTGTAAATGAGCAGAACTCTTTGACGGAAATTTCGAATCTTGCTTTTATGGGAAGCACCGTGATCAGCGGAAGCGCCAAAGCGGTTGTGGTTGCTACCGGAAATGATACCATGCTCGGCCGCATCGCAAAAAGCCTCACGGAAAAGCCCCCCAAAACCAGTTTTGAAAAGGGAGTAAACTCTGTTTCATGGGTCCTTCTTCGGTTTATGTTGGTTATGGTACCGATTGTCCTTTTCATTAACGGATTTACGAAGGGTGACTGGCTCAAAGCATTTTTATTTGCAATTTCTGTTGCAGTAGGTCTTACACCGGAAATGCTGCCCATGATTGTGACTACCTGCCTCGCAAAAGGTGCTGTCGCAATGAGTCAAAAAAAGGTAATCATTAAAAGTCTTAATTCCATTCAGAATTTAGGCTCTATTGATTTGCTCTGCACTGATAAAACCGGAACTCTCACACAGGACCGTGTGATTTTAGAGTCCCATCTGGATATCGAGGGCAATGAAGACTCCCGCGTACTGCGCCATGCTTTTTTGAACAGCTATTTTCAAACAGGACTTAAAAATCTAATTGATCTTGCAATTATCTCAAAACAGAATGAATTAGGACCTGTCCCCATTGAAAACGATTATCGGAAAGTGGATGAAATTCCATTTGACTTTAACCGTCGTAGAATGAGTGTTGTGGTCTCGGATAAAAACGGCAAAACGCAGATGATTACAAAGGGAGCCATTGAAGAAATGCTCAAATGCTGTTCCTATGCCGAGCTCCATGGAACAGTAAAACCGTTGACAAAAGAAGTCCGTTCCTTTGTCATTTCCAAATCTGACGAACTAAATGCCTCCGGCATGCGCGTGATTGCGGTCGCACATAAAACAAATCCTGCTCCAGTCGGTGAATTTTCGGTAGCAGACGAAGACAACATGGTATTGATTGGATTCCTTGCCTTTTTAGATCCCCCGAAAAAAACAACAGCTAAAGCAATCCGGGCACTTACCGAACACGGTGTTGCAGTCAAAATTCTGACCGGAGATAATGAAAAAGTCACCTGCAGTATCTGCCGTCAGGTAGGGATTCCAGACAATCGTATGCTTTTAGGAAAAGATCTCGATAATATGACAGACGATGAGCTTACCCAAAAAGCAGAAAAGGCAATGGTCTTTGCAAAGCTGTCTCCTGCTCAAAAGGCACGCGTGATTCAAATTTTTCGGCAAAATGGCCATGTCACCGGATATATGGGTGATGGCATCAACGACGCTGCCGCCATGAAAGTCGCCGACGTAGGTATTTCTGTTGATACTGCAGTAGATATCGCAAAAGAATCTGCAAATGTTATTATGTTGGAAAAAGACTTAATGGTTTTGGAAGACGGAATCATCGAGGGAAGAAAAACATACGCAAACATGATAAAATATATCAAAATGACTGCTTCTTCTAATTTCGGGAACATGTTTTCCGTTTTGGCTGCCAGTGCATTTCTCCCTTTTCTTCCAATGGCCTCGATTCAGCTATTATTGCTGAACCTCATTTATGATATCTCCTGCACTGCGATTCCTTGGGACAATGTAGACCGGGAATATCTGCAAAAGCCGCGAAAATGGGATGCTTCTTCTATCAGCAAATTCATGCTATGGATTGGCCCTACCAGCTCGGTATTTGATATTGCCACCTACCTTCTCATGTATTTTGTTATTTGCCCGATGATCTGCGGCGGACAGCTCTTTCCTCAAATCACGGACCCCTCTTTAAAACTACTTTATATCTCGACTTTTCAATCCGGATGGTTTGTAGAATCCATGTGGAGTCAATCTTTAGTGGTTCACATGATCCGCACCCCTAAAATTCCATTTTTACAAAGCCGTGCTTCTGTGCCTGTGTTGTCTTTAACCGCATTTGCCATTTTTACGGCAACATTGATCGTATCTACTCCTTTGGGATCATTTTTAGGGTTTTCTCCCCTCCCTCCGATTTATTTTGCATGGCTTTCCGCGATTGTTCTCGGTTATATGATACTCGCGACGATTGTCAAAAAATTATATATTAAAAGATATGGAGAGTTACTTTAA
- the hisS gene encoding Histidine--tRNA ligase, producing MELITQAPRGTEDILPGQSEKWQVVESVARNEAEKNGFSEIRTPVFEHTELFLRSVGETTDVVQKEMYTFKDKGNRSITLRPEGTAGAVRAFLEHGLLSAGMPQKFYYLTSCYRYEKAQKGRLREFHQFGIEMFGSNSPLSDAEVIGVGYSVLQRLGIAGISLAINSIGCPTCRAAYTKALKEYFSARKGELCETCLSRLERNPMRILDCKEKECQGIAANAPKILDFLCEDCQKHFDGVKHALEAMGISYTIDPSIVRGLDYYTNTVFEFLYKGMAICAGGRYNGLVEEMGGTPTPALGFGMGLERVILAMEEQKVEFPSKKRCDLFLASLGDAAREKSFLLAQKCKESGLYAEFDEIGRGLKAQMKYADKIGARFSLVLGDNEIESGRVMIKNMANGEKTEVSLGDEFLKEFCVLENS from the coding sequence ATGGAACTGATTACGCAGGCACCTCGCGGAACGGAAGATATCTTGCCGGGACAGAGCGAAAAATGGCAGGTAGTAGAATCGGTTGCACGAAACGAAGCCGAAAAGAATGGATTTTCGGAAATCCGCACACCGGTTTTTGAACATACGGAACTTTTTTTGCGCAGTGTTGGAGAAACTACCGATGTGGTGCAAAAAGAGATGTATACATTTAAAGATAAAGGCAACCGCAGCATTACCCTTCGTCCGGAGGGAACAGCCGGTGCAGTGCGTGCTTTTTTGGAGCATGGTTTACTTTCTGCCGGAATGCCGCAAAAGTTTTATTATCTGACCAGTTGTTATCGCTATGAAAAAGCGCAGAAAGGCAGACTGCGGGAATTTCATCAGTTTGGAATCGAAATGTTTGGTTCCAATTCTCCTCTTTCGGATGCCGAAGTGATCGGTGTTGGATATTCTGTTTTGCAAAGACTTGGAATTGCCGGTATTTCACTTGCAATTAATTCCATTGGTTGCCCTACTTGTCGGGCAGCTTATACAAAGGCACTGAAAGAATATTTTTCTGCTCGCAAAGGAGAACTATGTGAAACCTGCTTGTCTCGTCTTGAACGGAATCCGATGCGGATTTTGGACTGCAAAGAGAAAGAATGCCAAGGAATCGCAGCGAATGCGCCAAAGATTTTAGATTTCCTTTGTGAGGATTGCCAGAAACATTTCGACGGTGTAAAGCATGCACTGGAGGCGATGGGGATTTCTTATACCATTGATCCTTCTATTGTCCGCGGATTAGATTACTATACAAATACCGTTTTTGAATTTCTCTATAAAGGAATGGCGATTTGCGCCGGCGGCCGTTATAACGGACTTGTAGAAGAAATGGGTGGAACTCCAACACCTGCATTGGGATTTGGAATGGGACTCGAACGTGTAATCCTTGCGATGGAAGAGCAGAAGGTTGAATTTCCATCTAAAAAACGCTGCGATCTTTTCTTAGCATCTCTTGGGGATGCAGCGCGGGAAAAGTCGTTCCTTTTGGCGCAGAAGTGCAAGGAATCCGGCCTTTATGCAGAATTTGATGAGATTGGGCGTGGACTCAAGGCACAGATGAAATATGCCGATAAAATTGGGGCACGGTTCAGTTTGGTCCTAGGCGATAATGAGATCGAGAGCGGTCGAGTGATGATTAAGAATATGGCAAACGGAGAAAAAACGGAAGTTTCTCTAGGAGATGAGTTCTTAAAAGAATTCTGTGTCTTAGAAAACAGCTGA
- the mgsA gene encoding methylglyoxal synthase (Evidence 2a : Function from experimental evidences in other organisms; PubMedId : 9489667, 10368300, 10715115, 11423008, 15489434, 21992469, 23894131, 28807600, 29514981; Product type e : enzyme) yields the protein MNIALIAHDAKKELMVQFCIAYCGILSRHDLCATGTTGKLVSDATGLKIQRFLSGSQGGDQQISARIACNEVDMLLFFRDPLSAKPHEPNDNNMLRLCDTHNIPVATNIATAEVLIHGLERGDLDWRNIVNPSH from the coding sequence ATGAACATTGCATTGATCGCACACGATGCAAAGAAAGAATTGATGGTTCAGTTTTGTATTGCATATTGCGGGATTTTAAGCCGTCATGATTTATGTGCTACCGGCACGACAGGAAAGCTGGTCAGCGATGCGACTGGCCTTAAAATACAACGTTTTTTAAGCGGAAGTCAGGGTGGAGATCAGCAGATTTCTGCTCGGATTGCCTGTAATGAAGTGGATATGCTCTTGTTTTTTAGAGATCCGCTCTCTGCAAAGCCGCATGAACCTAATGATAATAATATGCTTCGTCTCTGTGACACCCATAATATTCCGGTCGCTACGAATATTGCAACGGCGGAAGTTTTGATTCATGGTTTGGAGCGCGGCGATTTAGATTGGCGCAATATTGTAAATCCTTCCCACTGA
- a CDS encoding Septum site-determining protein MinD has product MGAVTVITSGKGGVGKSTTTAHVGLALAARGRRVLLVDCDAGLGCLDLLLNIAQQQVFDLSDVVSGTATPAQAIYPSSYQDGLYLMPAPFREEDLVSPGIMRELIGAISCYFDHVLIDCPAGIGAGFRSAVSAADRALVVSTPDKVCTLASFKTRAQLLEAGITEQRLVINRFSSSFFRKSAFFTDVDDMIDQTGIQLIAVIPEDEELRAAAVRRLPPQKCPAALAFARLAVRLEGHEVPLPSLQKF; this is encoded by the coding sequence ATGGGAGCAGTAACAGTTATTACATCGGGAAAAGGTGGCGTAGGAAAATCCACCACAACAGCGCATGTTGGTCTGGCATTGGCAGCAAGAGGGCGTCGAGTGCTTCTGGTTGATTGTGATGCGGGGCTAGGATGTCTTGATTTGCTTCTCAATATTGCGCAGCAGCAGGTCTTTGACCTTTCGGATGTGGTTTCAGGTACTGCTACACCTGCACAGGCGATTTATCCCAGCTCTTATCAGGACGGTCTTTATTTAATGCCGGCTCCATTTCGGGAAGAAGACTTAGTTAGCCCTGGAATCATGCGGGAGCTCATCGGCGCAATTTCATGTTATTTTGATCATGTGTTGATTGATTGCCCTGCGGGCATCGGGGCAGGTTTTCGCAGTGCTGTTTCAGCAGCGGACAGAGCTCTGGTAGTCAGTACACCAGATAAAGTTTGCACATTGGCATCTTTTAAAACCCGTGCGCAGCTTTTAGAAGCAGGTATAACGGAACAAAGGCTTGTGATCAATCGGTTTTCATCTTCTTTTTTTCGAAAATCGGCATTTTTTACCGATGTAGATGATATGATTGACCAGACTGGAATCCAGCTGATTGCAGTAATTCCGGAGGATGAGGAGCTTCGTGCAGCAGCGGTGCGGAGATTGCCCCCGCAAAAATGCCCTGCAGCGTTAGCTTTTGCTCGGCTTGCTGTGCGGCTAGAGGGGCATGAGGTTCCGCTGCCGTCTCTGCAAAAGTTTTAA